In a genomic window of Cytobacillus sp. FSL H8-0458:
- the selB gene encoding selenocysteine-specific translation elongation factor, protein MKRYFTIGMAGHIDHGKTTLTKALTNVDTDRLKEEKERQISIELGFAPLHEDEEIQISVVDVPGHERFIRQMIAGVAGIDLVILAVAADEGVMPQTREHLEILDFLGIRNGIVAITKIDRVDEEFTDLVKEEILEELKGTVFEDVPFILTDSLSGKGIEELKQLIIHILKEQDTRDAKGAFRLPIDQVFTVKGQGTVVRGTVYEGKVEEGQLLKIMPNGIETRARQLQVHHQPAKAAFAGQRAAINLSGVSKEDIERGEVLVSSEHFSVTKTIDVAVRMVGDLEHIVKQRMPIKCHIGTAEVMGKIVFFDRNELSNAEGEILCQLRLEEEVVAKRGDRFILRRPSPQETIGGGWVIDPNGEKYRFGQKTIEDLSRKKEGTPKDRIKAALSEDKVLSLSEITAKTSLDELTVQEILKEEDFLDISSKEFTIVVIQEAIEEEIADRLNEFHLENPMRQGANKAELLQAMQKKYPKILIEFVLNSGIEKNAFQRKGQFLQNKGFHPHVPKSWQKRTDNLIAELKKDGYKVKPFDEYYASAGIPENLKGDLKRYLEDQEMVVPLDAQYYWHGDYFREAAEKLKKGTASDFEVGDAKEVLGLSRKYMIPFLEKLDSLGKTRRAENKRIWI, encoded by the coding sequence ATGAAAAGATATTTTACAATCGGTATGGCAGGCCATATCGATCATGGAAAAACGACATTGACAAAGGCATTAACAAATGTAGATACAGATAGGCTTAAAGAAGAAAAAGAAAGGCAGATATCCATAGAACTCGGATTTGCCCCTTTACATGAAGATGAGGAAATTCAAATATCAGTTGTGGACGTGCCTGGCCATGAACGCTTTATCAGGCAGATGATTGCCGGAGTTGCCGGGATAGACTTAGTCATCCTGGCTGTCGCAGCTGATGAAGGAGTAATGCCGCAAACAAGAGAGCACCTGGAAATTCTCGATTTCCTCGGAATCCGAAATGGCATTGTCGCCATAACAAAAATTGATCGTGTCGATGAAGAGTTTACTGATCTTGTAAAAGAAGAAATTCTTGAGGAGCTTAAAGGAACTGTCTTTGAAGATGTTCCATTTATTTTAACAGATAGCCTTTCAGGAAAAGGGATTGAAGAGTTAAAGCAGCTGATTATCCATATCCTGAAAGAACAGGATACACGTGATGCAAAAGGTGCATTCCGTCTGCCCATTGATCAGGTATTTACGGTGAAAGGGCAGGGTACTGTAGTCAGAGGCACTGTTTATGAAGGTAAGGTAGAAGAAGGACAGCTTCTGAAAATCATGCCAAATGGCATCGAGACCAGGGCACGCCAGCTGCAGGTGCATCATCAGCCTGCAAAAGCGGCATTTGCAGGACAAAGGGCAGCGATTAACCTTTCGGGTGTTTCGAAGGAGGATATAGAGCGGGGGGAAGTCCTCGTATCGTCTGAGCATTTCAGCGTCACGAAAACCATTGATGTAGCTGTAAGAATGGTAGGGGATTTAGAGCATATCGTCAAACAGAGAATGCCGATTAAATGCCATATTGGTACGGCAGAAGTCATGGGCAAAATCGTCTTTTTTGACCGTAATGAGTTATCCAATGCAGAAGGAGAAATTCTCTGCCAGCTGCGATTAGAAGAGGAAGTGGTCGCAAAAAGGGGAGACCGGTTCATTTTAAGACGGCCAAGTCCCCAGGAGACCATCGGCGGGGGCTGGGTTATCGACCCCAATGGAGAAAAGTACCGGTTTGGCCAAAAAACCATTGAGGATTTAAGCAGGAAAAAAGAAGGGACACCGAAAGATCGCATAAAAGCGGCGTTGTCCGAAGATAAGGTCCTTTCGCTTTCAGAGATAACAGCAAAGACTTCACTGGATGAATTGACTGTTCAAGAAATACTTAAAGAAGAAGATTTCCTGGACATCAGCAGCAAGGAGTTCACTATAGTAGTCATACAAGAGGCAATAGAAGAAGAAATAGCTGACCGCCTGAATGAGTTCCATCTGGAAAACCCAATGAGGCAAGGGGCCAATAAAGCAGAATTGCTGCAGGCAATGCAGAAAAAATATCCTAAAATCCTGATTGAATTTGTATTAAATTCAGGAATTGAAAAAAATGCATTCCAACGAAAAGGACAGTTTTTGCAGAATAAAGGCTTTCATCCTCATGTACCGAAAAGCTGGCAAAAACGCACTGACAATCTTATTGCTGAATTAAAAAAAGATGGCTATAAAGTAAAGCCATTTGATGAATATTATGCTTCTGCAGGAATCCCTGAGAATCTCAAAGGTGATTTAAAACGTTATTTAGAAGATCAGGAAATGGTCGTGCCGCTTGATGCTCAATACTATTGGCATGGAGATTATTTTAGAGAAGCAGCAGAAAAACTGAAGAAGGGTACTGCTTCAGATTTTGAAGTAGGCGATGCGAAAGAAGTATTGGGTCTATCCAGAAAGTATATGATTCCTTTTCTGGAAAAGCTTGATTCTTTGGGAAAAACACGCAGAGCAGAAAATAAAAGAATATGGATTTGA
- the coaW gene encoding type II pantothenate kinase — MKPAKIGIDAGGSLLKMAFEEQGQIHYKSYLIDELDSSMNWLKMTAAEAPIVLTGGKAEYLKKEFFQNALIIPEFESSGIGASYLLKQGGLSYENFIFSIIGTGTSICLNSGGKFSRVSGSGIGGGTLMGLGRLLTDEKDFTRLVSLAGSGKAENADIMVKDIYSPFDPQIDGSLTASNFGKIKDDQVSQEDKAASLTNMIAETIVLLSSQAAVHHQIDDIIYIGSTLRNNAPLKQLIKKYTVMVGQNPVFIQDGAYCGALGALLS, encoded by the coding sequence ATGAAACCTGCAAAAATAGGGATTGATGCCGGAGGTTCTTTGCTGAAGATGGCATTTGAAGAACAAGGACAAATCCATTATAAAAGCTATCTGATTGATGAGCTGGATAGTTCTATGAATTGGCTTAAGATGACTGCTGCTGAAGCGCCAATTGTATTGACAGGCGGGAAGGCTGAATACCTTAAAAAAGAGTTTTTTCAAAATGCCCTGATTATTCCTGAATTTGAGTCCTCCGGTATAGGTGCATCCTATTTGCTGAAGCAAGGTGGATTATCCTATGAGAATTTCATCTTTAGTATTATAGGCACTGGGACATCGATTTGCCTAAACAGCGGCGGGAAATTCTCAAGGGTTTCCGGAAGTGGCATCGGCGGGGGCACGTTGATGGGACTGGGAAGATTGCTGACTGATGAAAAGGATTTCACCAGGCTCGTTTCGCTGGCTGGCAGCGGGAAAGCAGAGAATGCAGATATAATGGTCAAGGATATTTATTCACCGTTCGATCCCCAGATAGATGGAAGCCTGACTGCCAGTAATTTTGGGAAGATTAAGGATGATCAAGTAAGCCAGGAGGACAAAGCTGCGAGCTTAACTAACATGATCGCTGAAACGATTGTACTCTTAAGCTCTCAGGCAGCAGTTCATCATCAAATTGACGATATAATTTATATAGGAAGCACGCTTCGGAATAATGCCCCTTTAAAGCAGCTTATAAAGAAGTATACCGTCATGGTTGGCCAAAACCCTGTCTTTATTCAAGACGGGGCTTATTGTGGAGCATTAGGTGCGCTGCTGTCCTGA
- a CDS encoding YwaF family protein: MAHFFSHDYQAFPFSTFTLSHIAMIALSAGVAVFLYIFRKTIKGHDRKLRMIMFLLLLVLELLYHFWLYLGGYWEISFTLPLQLCSISLLLCLVLLATKSKAVFQIVYYIGVTGALMAILTPELFLGFPHFRYFQFFITHNLIVWTCLYFVFVHQFRPTGKGLIESFIFLNLCAAAAVLANKLTGGNYMFLSRKPENNSLLDYFGPYPYYIITLEIAALFLFSLLLLPFKMIGKKKLERRNLHETCKNRD; the protein is encoded by the coding sequence TTGGCTCATTTTTTTTCTCACGATTATCAAGCTTTCCCTTTCAGTACCTTTACCCTGTCCCATATTGCCATGATTGCATTATCTGCTGGAGTTGCGGTGTTTTTATACATATTCAGAAAAACTATAAAGGGGCATGACCGGAAACTCAGGATGATTATGTTTCTCTTGCTTCTTGTATTGGAGCTCCTCTATCATTTCTGGCTTTATCTTGGAGGCTATTGGGAAATTTCCTTCACTTTGCCGCTTCAGCTTTGTTCCATCAGCTTACTTCTTTGCTTGGTATTATTAGCAACGAAATCTAAGGCCGTCTTCCAAATTGTCTATTACATAGGCGTCACGGGTGCATTAATGGCCATTCTGACTCCTGAGCTGTTTTTAGGCTTTCCTCATTTCCGATATTTTCAATTTTTTATCACTCATAATCTAATCGTCTGGACTTGTCTTTATTTCGTGTTTGTTCATCAATTCAGGCCAACAGGAAAGGGTCTAATCGAATCTTTTATCTTCTTAAATCTCTGCGCAGCTGCGGCAGTTCTTGCAAATAAGCTAACAGGAGGGAACTATATGTTCCTGTCCCGTAAGCCGGAGAATAATTCATTGTTAGATTACTTCGGGCCTTATCCTTATTACATAATAACACTGGAAATAGCGGCATTATTCCTGTTTTCATTACTGCTGCTTCCATTTAAAATGATTGGCAAAAAAAAGCTGGAAAGGCGGAATCTGCATGAAACCTGCAAAAATAGGGATTGA
- a CDS encoding SET domain-containing protein produces the protein MIEIKTSEVSDGEHNRGVFATRDIKKGELIHEAPVLPYPNNEHQHIEKTALADYAFEYGKNHSALLLGYGMLFNHSYQPNAVYDINFDNHTFDFFAYKDIKAGEEVLINYNGEADNDDPLWFNK, from the coding sequence ATGATTGAAATTAAGACATCAGAAGTAAGTGATGGCGAACATAACAGAGGAGTCTTTGCTACTCGTGATATCAAGAAGGGTGAACTGATTCATGAGGCTCCGGTTCTGCCTTATCCAAACAATGAGCATCAGCATATTGAAAAAACGGCTCTGGCAGACTATGCATTTGAATACGGGAAAAATCACAGTGCCCTTTTATTAGGCTATGGGATGCTTTTCAACCATTCCTATCAGCCAAATGCAGTATATGATATTAACTTTGACAACCATACGTTTGATTTTTTCGCCTACAAAGATATTAAAGCAGGTGAAGAGGTTTTGATTAATTATAATGGGGAAGCTGATAATGATGATCCCCTTTGGTTTAATAAATAA
- a CDS encoding Dph6-related ATP pyrophosphatase, which translates to MRKKVVLSWSGGKDSCLALDVLVKQGYEVACLLTTVPQEIGRTFGHGEKKELIQLQAKSLSIPAEFIYCTFEDYSEHFVSDLRKIKDTYGITGIAYGDLYLDGHREWGEKTAAEAGLDAVYPLWMEEKDSLKALIAFVESGYKAKVIRVREEVLDNSWLGKELDYDFVSKIQDEHVCPMGESGEYHTFVYDGPLFSNRIQLDSPEVIQLETTKKLEFGEFRLAVK; encoded by the coding sequence TTGAGGAAGAAAGTCGTTTTATCATGGAGCGGAGGCAAAGACAGCTGTCTGGCTCTGGATGTGCTGGTAAAACAGGGGTACGAGGTTGCATGCCTTCTGACAACGGTTCCGCAGGAAATTGGCAGAACCTTCGGGCATGGTGAAAAAAAGGAATTAATCCAGCTTCAGGCTAAAAGCTTATCCATACCTGCGGAGTTTATTTATTGTACCTTTGAAGATTACTCGGAGCATTTTGTGAGTGATTTAAGAAAAATAAAAGATACGTATGGGATTACAGGAATTGCATATGGGGATCTATACTTGGATGGACACCGTGAATGGGGAGAGAAAACAGCAGCTGAAGCAGGATTGGATGCGGTATATCCTCTATGGATGGAGGAGAAAGATAGTCTTAAGGCTTTAATAGCCTTTGTGGAATCAGGCTATAAAGCCAAAGTCATACGGGTTCGGGAAGAAGTATTGGACAATTCCTGGCTGGGCAAAGAACTTGATTATGACTTTGTAAGCAAAATTCAAGATGAGCACGTATGTCCGATGGGTGAATCAGGTGAATATCATACATTTGTTTATGACGGTCCGCTATTTTCTAATAGGATACAGCTGGACTCTCCTGAAGTGATTCAGCTTGAGACCACAAAAAAATTGGAATTTGGCGAGTTTAGGCTCGCTGTAAAATAA
- a CDS encoding SMC family ATPase: protein MKPLKLTMQAFGPYADSESIDFTELGNRTMFVISGKTGSGKTTIFDGISYAIYGKASGEDRNGPELRSQFAKNNTLTEVSLEFILRNKRYHISRSPQQEKKKERGDGTTTVSAKAELYIYDENGAQKLLASNVRDVDEKIKEIMIIDSNQFRQILMIPQGEFRKLLTSESRDKEVILQRLFHTQIYKRIEEKLKEDATELKRTVEEQIKLRDQYFNHVQPVYSGELKSYLEAGNVNDTLLLPLLAEEIKEMAEGLAELTEAGRKKKEQRDHFQQKLYEAEMVLKQLKTKEELKKRKEELEELKGKYTGKEIAIALAQKAALLSQQEQLCHELKKDLDAAHADFEGVQKNIGTLESLLKEKQDKWESEKNREEERKQAAEQVNHLQSMKEDILSYAKVEKLVRSLEKNLENLRLQKRQKDEAIQKADLQIKTLAEEKQDIEKSRLAQIENERNLEKLTDEIERLHRYEELHNEHQLSLNAFSKKKSYFEQTSSRLTDAKLLVEELEGKWLHGQASILADRLQNGEACPVCGSDHHPNPAVSPQDIPDEKDLKEAKKQAAEMETEKAKAESAFYEARSHMNSSESGLAELTAQIQKHRFDFKPESLLVLKNTLADQKKDLLTLDAALKKKSSRLVNCTVELENSQELKESLAAEIDLLQGQINDAAIMHAEKKSNLARMTDTIPENLRSIEAFQSSLETAAEKLETMQRQLETSQQDYQDAKSVHMAEQAKLETLQKQAVKIEQKLAAERQNFVERMKDQGFEVYGEYRDAKKSEDQIRQLEVEVREYREEVRSVHDRYAELQQLLEGIEKPDLETLQLLLQETDDQLKQLQDQYTNLFMKKKQNEETMQKIKEINKNMKTLEERYKVIGHLYEISKGQNTYRITFERFVLAAFLDDILREANGRLSKMTSGRYMLLRKTDRSKGNVQSGLELLVFDQYTGQERHVKTLSGGESFKAALALALGLADVVQQYAGGVSLETMFIDEGFGTLDPESLDQAIEALIEIQSSGRLVGIISHVPELKERIDARLEVTASQAGSRTQFQFLN from the coding sequence ATGAAGCCATTAAAATTAACGATGCAGGCGTTCGGCCCCTATGCAGACAGTGAAAGCATTGATTTTACCGAACTTGGAAATCGGACCATGTTTGTCATCTCCGGAAAGACTGGTTCAGGCAAAACCACAATTTTTGACGGCATCAGCTATGCCATTTATGGAAAGGCAAGCGGAGAGGATCGGAATGGCCCCGAACTTCGGAGCCAGTTTGCCAAAAATAATACACTAACCGAGGTTTCCCTCGAATTCATTTTAAGAAATAAAAGGTATCACATTTCAAGATCTCCTCAGCAGGAAAAGAAGAAAGAGCGGGGCGATGGCACAACAACTGTGAGTGCAAAAGCAGAACTGTATATATATGATGAAAATGGAGCACAGAAGCTCCTGGCTTCAAATGTCAGGGATGTTGATGAAAAGATAAAAGAAATTATGATCATTGACAGCAATCAGTTCAGGCAAATTCTGATGATTCCCCAGGGAGAGTTCCGAAAGCTCCTGACTTCTGAAAGCAGGGATAAGGAAGTCATTCTTCAGCGGCTATTTCATACTCAAATATACAAGCGCATCGAAGAAAAACTTAAAGAAGATGCAACTGAATTAAAAAGAACGGTAGAAGAACAGATTAAATTGCGAGATCAGTATTTTAATCATGTGCAGCCTGTATACAGCGGGGAGCTGAAATCTTACCTCGAAGCAGGAAATGTTAATGACACCCTGCTCCTGCCGCTTCTTGCAGAGGAAATTAAGGAGATGGCAGAAGGTCTTGCTGAGCTGACAGAAGCAGGCAGAAAAAAGAAGGAACAGAGAGATCATTTTCAGCAAAAACTGTATGAAGCTGAAATGGTGCTTAAACAGCTGAAGACGAAAGAAGAACTTAAGAAAAGGAAAGAAGAACTGGAAGAGCTGAAGGGCAAATATACTGGCAAGGAGATTGCCATTGCCCTTGCCCAGAAAGCTGCCCTGCTTAGTCAGCAGGAGCAGCTCTGTCATGAACTCAAGAAAGATCTGGATGCAGCACACGCCGATTTTGAGGGAGTTCAGAAAAATATAGGCACTCTTGAATCTCTCCTAAAAGAAAAGCAAGATAAATGGGAGTCTGAAAAGAACCGCGAGGAAGAAAGAAAACAAGCTGCCGAACAGGTTAATCACCTGCAAAGTATGAAAGAGGATATTCTCTCTTATGCAAAAGTGGAAAAGCTTGTCCGTTCTCTTGAAAAAAATCTTGAAAACCTCAGGCTTCAAAAAAGACAGAAAGATGAAGCCATTCAAAAAGCTGATCTGCAAATAAAAACACTTGCTGAAGAAAAGCAGGATATTGAAAAGAGCAGGCTTGCACAAATTGAGAATGAACGAAACCTGGAGAAACTGACAGATGAAATAGAACGGCTTCATAGATATGAAGAGCTTCATAATGAGCATCAATTATCACTGAATGCTTTCAGCAAGAAAAAAAGTTATTTTGAGCAGACTTCATCAAGGCTGACTGATGCCAAACTGCTTGTAGAGGAACTGGAAGGCAAATGGCTTCATGGACAGGCGTCAATTTTGGCTGACAGGCTCCAAAACGGAGAAGCATGTCCAGTCTGCGGCTCAGATCACCATCCAAATCCGGCTGTCTCTCCTCAAGATATTCCTGATGAAAAAGATCTGAAGGAAGCAAAAAAACAGGCAGCTGAAATGGAAACAGAGAAAGCGAAAGCAGAGTCTGCATTTTATGAAGCCCGATCTCATATGAATTCCAGCGAAAGTGGATTAGCGGAACTAACAGCCCAAATACAGAAGCACCGTTTTGATTTTAAACCTGAAAGTTTGCTTGTGCTGAAGAATACACTTGCCGATCAAAAAAAGGATTTGCTGACACTTGATGCAGCACTGAAAAAGAAATCTTCAAGACTGGTAAACTGTACTGTAGAGTTAGAAAATTCACAGGAGCTGAAAGAATCTCTGGCTGCAGAAATTGACCTGCTGCAAGGCCAAATAAATGACGCTGCCATTATGCATGCGGAAAAGAAAAGCAACTTAGCGAGGATGACGGACACAATTCCTGAAAACCTGCGGTCTATTGAGGCTTTCCAGTCAAGCTTGGAAACTGCGGCTGAAAAACTTGAAACTATGCAAAGACAGCTGGAAACTTCCCAGCAGGATTATCAAGATGCAAAGTCGGTTCATATGGCAGAACAGGCAAAACTTGAGACACTTCAAAAGCAGGCTGTTAAAATTGAGCAAAAGCTTGCAGCCGAAAGGCAGAATTTTGTGGAGCGGATGAAGGACCAGGGCTTTGAAGTATACGGAGAATATCGGGATGCCAAAAAATCAGAAGATCAAATCAGGCAGCTTGAAGTTGAAGTAAGGGAATATCGGGAAGAAGTCCGTTCTGTCCATGATCGATACGCTGAACTGCAGCAGCTCTTGGAAGGGATTGAAAAACCTGACCTGGAAACCTTGCAGCTACTATTGCAAGAAACAGATGATCAATTGAAACAGCTGCAGGATCAATATACAAATCTGTTTATGAAGAAAAAGCAAAATGAAGAGACTATGCAAAAAATCAAAGAAATAAATAAAAATATGAAGACCCTTGAGGAAAGGTATAAAGTAATCGGACACTTATATGAAATTTCCAAAGGGCAGAACACTTATCGAATTACTTTTGAACGTTTTGTCCTGGCGGCATTTTTAGATGATATACTGAGGGAAGCCAACGGACGTTTATCGAAAATGACCAGCGGGAGATATATGCTGCTTCGAAAAACAGACCGTTCAAAGGGCAACGTACAAAGCGGCCTGGAATTGCTTGTGTTTGATCAATACACTGGACAGGAAAGGCATGTTAAAACTTTATCCGGCGGGGAAAGCTTTAAAGCCGCGCTTGCACTTGCTCTTGGTCTGGCAGACGTGGTGCAGCAATATGCAGGAGGCGTCTCTCTTGAGACGATGTTCATTGATGAAGGATTTGGGACACTTGATCCCGAATCATTGGATCAGGCCATAGAAGCATTGATCGAAATTCAAAGCAGCGGAAGGCTTGTAGGCATCATCTCTCATGTTCCTGAGCTGAAGGAAAGAATTGATGCGCGTCTGGAAGTAACTGCAAGCCAGGCAGGAAGCCGCACACAGTTTCAATTTTTAAATTAG
- a CDS encoding exonuclease SbcCD subunit D: MKFIHTADWHLGKLVHGVYMTEDQRHFLNQFIDVVEEEKPDAVVIAGDLYDRSVPPTDAVELLNEILFKINVELNTPVVAIGGNHDSAERLSFGSSWYKQSKFYLSGKLANDFKPIHINGVNFYLVPYAEPGMVRHLLDDDRVHSHDDAMKAIVGRVEKYLNPNEPNVLVGHAFVLGGATSDSERTLSVGGSGCVHSSCFDPFSYTALGHLHSPDAIKHDKIRYSGSLLKYSFSEAKQEKSISIIEMKENGEFDLRTRSLKPQKDLREIEGHLDELMDPAFYEKQNLDDYLKITLFDEGALLDPINKLRQVYPNVLHLERRIAVTDMKKKSSFLSMKEEKKSELDLFKQFYEQMTTSEFTDDKQQVMTDVIEKVLREEALK; the protein is encoded by the coding sequence ATGAAATTTATCCATACAGCTGATTGGCATTTGGGCAAGCTGGTCCATGGTGTATATATGACCGAAGATCAGCGTCATTTTTTGAATCAATTTATTGATGTGGTAGAGGAAGAAAAGCCGGATGCAGTCGTCATTGCAGGAGACTTATATGACCGGTCCGTACCTCCGACTGATGCTGTAGAATTGCTGAATGAAATTCTTTTTAAAATAAATGTAGAGCTTAATACACCTGTGGTTGCCATTGGAGGAAACCATGACAGTGCAGAGAGGCTGTCATTTGGGAGCTCCTGGTATAAACAAAGCAAGTTCTACTTGTCTGGAAAACTGGCAAATGATTTTAAACCCATACATATTAATGGTGTGAACTTTTATCTGGTTCCATATGCTGAACCTGGAATGGTCAGGCATTTGCTTGATGATGACCGTGTACACTCCCATGATGATGCAATGAAGGCAATTGTAGGCAGAGTTGAAAAGTACCTGAACCCAAATGAACCGAACGTTCTTGTCGGACATGCTTTTGTCCTGGGCGGTGCTACCAGTGATTCTGAGAGGACCCTTTCAGTCGGCGGATCAGGCTGTGTCCATTCAAGCTGCTTTGATCCTTTCTCTTATACAGCACTTGGGCATTTGCATAGTCCTGATGCCATAAAGCATGACAAGATCCGGTATTCTGGCTCCCTATTAAAATATTCTTTTTCAGAAGCCAAACAGGAAAAATCGATTTCTATTATAGAAATGAAGGAAAATGGCGAATTTGATTTGCGTACCCGTTCACTGAAGCCCCAAAAAGACTTGAGAGAAATCGAAGGGCATTTAGATGAATTGATGGATCCAGCATTCTATGAAAAACAGAATCTTGATGACTATCTGAAAATCACCCTTTTTGATGAAGGCGCATTGCTTGATCCAATTAATAAGCTGAGACAGGTCTACCCCAATGTTCTTCACCTGGAAAGAAGAATAGCCGTTACAGATATGAAGAAAAAAAGCTCCTTCCTATCGATGAAGGAAGAGAAAAAGTCGGAGCTTGACCTGTTTAAACAATTCTATGAACAAATGACCACTTCTGAATTTACAGATGATAAACAGCAGGTAATGACCGATGTGATCGAAAAAGTGCTTAGGGAGGAGGCCCTTAAATGA
- a CDS encoding Na+/H+ antiporter NhaC family protein encodes MKNRGNPWALLPLFAFLLIFIGSGIATGDFNSIPIIVIVSAVAGIALAMNRKKPFMEKVEIFTKGAGHPDILLMSIIFILAGAFSGTAKGMGAVDSTVNLALSIIPQNLLMVGIFIIACFISLSMGTSMGTVVALAPIGVALSSETDISVALAMAAIIGGAMFGDNLSVISDTTIAAVRTQGTRMTDKFRVNFLIVLPAAVLTAVILGIITAGQESMVTSGDYSLLKVVPYLGVLAAALFGINVILVLSGGTLLAGLIGIADGSYTFVSFLQMIAEGMAGMQTLAIIAILIGGFVEIIRVNGGIDYLLHMATSKIKTRRGAEFGIATLVSLTNLSTANNTIAIIIAGPLAKKIADQYEIDPRKSASILDIFACFVQGTIPYGAQMLAASGLAAISPVSIMAYSIYPILIGICGIIAILINFPKLKKQ; translated from the coding sequence ATGAAAAACAGGGGTAATCCATGGGCTTTATTGCCGCTTTTTGCTTTCCTTCTAATTTTTATAGGCAGTGGCATAGCAACAGGAGATTTCAATAGCATTCCAATCATTGTCATTGTATCCGCTGTAGCCGGAATTGCGCTGGCAATGAATAGAAAAAAGCCATTCATGGAAAAAGTAGAGATATTCACGAAAGGGGCCGGACATCCTGATATTCTATTAATGTCCATCATTTTTATCCTGGCAGGTGCTTTTTCTGGTACGGCTAAAGGAATGGGTGCAGTTGATTCGACGGTGAACCTTGCACTCTCTATTATTCCGCAGAATCTGCTTATGGTCGGAATTTTTATCATTGCATGCTTTATTTCATTATCGATGGGAACATCAATGGGGACAGTTGTCGCTCTCGCTCCAATTGGTGTAGCCCTTTCATCGGAGACAGATATTTCAGTAGCATTAGCCATGGCAGCAATAATAGGCGGTGCAATGTTTGGCGATAATCTTTCCGTCATTTCTGATACGACGATTGCAGCGGTCAGGACTCAGGGAACGAGAATGACCGATAAATTCCGTGTAAATTTTTTAATCGTACTGCCTGCTGCAGTTCTAACTGCTGTGATTCTTGGGATTATAACAGCAGGTCAGGAAAGCATGGTGACCAGCGGAGATTACAGCTTATTAAAAGTAGTCCCTTATCTTGGCGTATTGGCTGCAGCTTTGTTTGGCATTAATGTTATTCTTGTGCTTAGCGGGGGAACCCTTCTTGCAGGCCTGATTGGAATTGCTGACGGCAGCTATACGTTTGTTTCATTCCTGCAAATGATTGCTGAGGGAATGGCCGGCATGCAGACCCTTGCGATTATTGCCATCCTCATTGGCGGATTTGTGGAGATCATCCGGGTTAATGGAGGAATAGATTACTTGCTTCACATGGCTACAAGCAAAATAAAAACCCGGAGGGGAGCTGAATTTGGTATAGCGACACTTGTCTCTCTGACAAATCTCTCTACAGCCAATAATACAATTGCCATCATTATTGCAGGGCCCCTTGCAAAAAAAATTGCAGATCAATATGAGATAGACCCGCGTAAATCAGCAAGTATACTTGATATATTTGCCTGCTTTGTACAAGGGACTATTCCATATGGGGCACAGATGCTTGCTGCTTCAGGGCTCGCTGCCATTTCGCCGGTGAGCATCATGGCATATTCCATTTATCCAATATTAATTGGCATTTGCGGTATTATTGCCATTTTGATCAACTTTCCTAAGCTAAAAAAGCAATAA